A single window of Microbispora hainanensis DNA harbors:
- a CDS encoding NADPH-dependent FMN reductase, giving the protein MTRIGIILGSTRPGRNGEAVARWVHQVAGQRADAEFELVDLLDYKLPHLDETLPPSLGQYTQPHTMAWADKVASFDGFVMVTPEYNHSTSGALKNAIDFLYSEWNNKAVGFVSYGSVGGTRAVEHLRLIAAELQMADVRAQVALSLFTDFKDFSVFTPNDFQRDSLTAMLDQVVAWSRALAPLRAS; this is encoded by the coding sequence ATGACCAGGATCGGGATCATCCTCGGCAGCACCCGCCCCGGACGGAACGGCGAGGCCGTCGCCCGCTGGGTGCACCAGGTCGCGGGACAGCGGGCCGACGCGGAGTTCGAGCTCGTCGACCTGCTCGATTACAAGCTCCCCCACCTCGACGAGACCCTGCCGCCGTCGCTGGGCCAGTACACTCAGCCGCACACCATGGCGTGGGCCGACAAGGTCGCCTCGTTCGACGGGTTCGTCATGGTGACGCCCGAATACAACCACTCGACATCGGGCGCGCTGAAGAACGCCATCGACTTCCTGTACAGCGAGTGGAACAACAAGGCCGTCGGTTTCGTCAGCTACGGCTCGGTCGGCGGCACCCGTGCGGTGGAGCACCTCCGCCTGATCGCCGCGGAGCTCCAGATGGCCGACGTGCGGGCTCAGGTGGCGCTGTCGCTCTTCACCGACTTCAAGGACTTCAGCGTGTTCACGCCCAACGATTTCCAGCGTGACTCGCTCACCGCGATGTTGGACCAGGTCGTGGCGTGGAGCAGGGCGCTCGCGCCGCTGCGCGCCAGCTGA
- a CDS encoding SDR family NAD(P)-dependent oxidoreductase, with translation MGTLDGKVVLITGTAGGQGRTASLVFAREGAKIVGCDIQVEANDETVELVRRAGGDMTGIAPVDLTDPEQARRLVQDAVAAYGGLDIVYNNAARPRFGPVPDFSVEDWRATIASELDNPFFVSKFAWPHLVRRGGGVIINVASMAGMIAGEVPPMVAHSAANAGVIGMTRQFALEGARHGIRAVAISPGPILTPASDRDLGNNKAARDAITRKTLLKRFGRPEEIVELAAFLASDRAAYITGANYAVDGGATAW, from the coding sequence ATGGGAACGCTTGACGGCAAGGTGGTGCTGATCACCGGCACCGCCGGAGGTCAGGGCCGGACCGCGTCGCTGGTCTTCGCACGAGAGGGCGCGAAGATCGTCGGGTGCGACATCCAGGTCGAGGCCAACGACGAGACGGTGGAACTCGTCCGCCGTGCCGGAGGTGACATGACGGGCATCGCGCCCGTCGACCTCACCGACCCGGAACAGGCGCGGCGGCTGGTGCAGGACGCCGTGGCTGCGTACGGCGGGCTCGACATCGTCTACAACAACGCGGCCAGGCCCCGCTTCGGGCCGGTGCCGGACTTCTCGGTGGAGGACTGGCGGGCGACCATCGCCAGCGAACTCGACAATCCCTTCTTCGTGTCGAAGTTCGCGTGGCCGCATCTGGTGCGGCGGGGCGGCGGCGTCATCATCAACGTCGCCTCCATGGCCGGCATGATCGCCGGTGAGGTCCCCCCGATGGTCGCGCACAGCGCGGCGAACGCCGGAGTCATCGGCATGACCCGGCAGTTCGCGCTCGAAGGCGCGCGCCACGGGATCCGCGCGGTGGCGATCAGCCCGGGGCCGATCCTCACCCCGGCCAGCGACCGCGATCTCGGCAACAACAAGGCGGCCAGGGACGCGATCACGCGCAAGACGCTCCTCAAGCGTTTCGGCCGGCCTGAGGAGATCGTCGAGCTGGCGGCCTTCCTCGCCTCCGACCGGGCGGCGTACATCACGGGCGCCAACTACGCGGTCGACGGCGGCGCGACCGCCTGGTAA
- a CDS encoding glutathione S-transferase C-terminal domain-containing protein, translating into MTTQAPAYASPADVAAYGPYGPGRTDRPGPLYPFQGRITADGSSGHPAEPGRYHLYASFTCPWAQRAVIVRDLAGLRDVVSVSYVDDDRDGRGWAFRERRGPDPVNGFTLLSEAYDATEPGYPGHISVPVLWDRRTSRIVSNDFARIPFDLGTAFAEWATTDLYPPDLRDEIESLDEEIARDLAQGVRQVAGAATQEEYERRRAAVAAALDRYDARLAGRRYLFGERLTESDVQLWVFLVRYDLLHNPLARITRRPLTSYPHLWAYARDLYRIPAFRETTDFAALRLTAGPAHPGDGPVRIAVEPHQADWDEAHGREALAGRSTGALSAPGK; encoded by the coding sequence ATGACCACCCAGGCGCCCGCGTACGCCAGTCCCGCGGACGTCGCCGCCTACGGCCCGTACGGGCCGGGCAGGACCGACCGTCCGGGACCTCTGTATCCCTTCCAGGGCAGGATCACCGCCGACGGCTCCAGCGGCCACCCCGCCGAGCCCGGCCGCTATCACCTCTACGCCTCCTTCACCTGTCCGTGGGCGCAGCGCGCCGTCATCGTGCGCGACCTCGCCGGGCTGCGTGACGTCGTGTCGGTGTCCTACGTGGACGACGACCGGGACGGCCGCGGCTGGGCCTTCCGCGAACGTCGCGGGCCCGACCCGGTCAACGGCTTCACGCTCCTCAGCGAGGCGTACGACGCCACCGAGCCCGGATATCCCGGCCACATCTCGGTGCCGGTGCTGTGGGACCGGCGGACGAGCCGGATCGTCAGCAACGACTTCGCGCGGATCCCCTTCGACCTCGGCACCGCGTTCGCCGAATGGGCCACCACGGACCTCTACCCCCCGGACCTGCGCGACGAGATCGAGTCCCTGGACGAGGAGATCGCGCGCGACCTCGCCCAGGGCGTACGGCAGGTCGCCGGAGCGGCCACCCAGGAGGAGTACGAGCGGCGGCGCGCCGCGGTGGCCGCGGCGCTGGACCGCTACGACGCCCGCCTGGCCGGACGGCGATACCTGTTCGGGGAGCGCCTCACCGAGTCCGACGTGCAGCTGTGGGTGTTCCTGGTCAGATACGACCTGCTGCACAATCCGCTCGCCCGGATCACCAGGCGTCCGCTGACCTCCTACCCCCACCTCTGGGCGTACGCCCGCGACCTCTACCGGATCCCCGCGTTCCGCGAGACCACCGACTTCGCCGCGTTGCGGCTCACCGCCGGGCCCGCTCACCCGGGCGACGGGCCGGTGCGGATCGCGGTCGAGCCGCACCAGGCCGACTGGGACGAGGCGCACGGACGCGAGGCGCTCGCCGGGCGTTCCACCGGCGCGCTCAGCGCGCCTGGAAAGTGA
- a CDS encoding NADPH-dependent FMN reductase, which produces MSSLVVLVGNPRGGSRTHLAAVAAAEAVGRRIGHETAPEVVDLSAIGPHLFAPGPSPTVEVALELVAGAQVLLVASPTYKATYTGLLKAFLDRLPGGALTGTVALPLLVMGSPRHALAVELHLRPVLVELGALVPTPGLALLEAEIPDLDRVLADWTERVVPQVTAALGSALGSALGQPHGRLVEPT; this is translated from the coding sequence GTGAGCTCTCTCGTGGTGCTGGTCGGCAATCCGCGCGGTGGTTCCCGGACCCACCTCGCGGCCGTGGCGGCGGCCGAGGCGGTGGGACGCCGGATCGGGCACGAGACGGCCCCCGAGGTCGTGGACCTGTCCGCGATCGGGCCGCACCTGTTCGCCCCCGGGCCCTCGCCGACCGTCGAGGTGGCGCTGGAACTGGTCGCCGGAGCGCAGGTGCTCCTGGTGGCGAGCCCCACCTACAAGGCCACCTACACCGGCCTGCTCAAGGCGTTCCTCGACCGCCTGCCCGGCGGCGCGCTGACCGGGACGGTGGCCCTGCCGCTGCTGGTCATGGGATCCCCCCGGCACGCCCTGGCCGTCGAGCTGCACCTGCGTCCCGTGCTGGTCGAGCTGGGCGCGCTCGTGCCCACTCCCGGCCTGGCCCTGCTGGAGGCCGAGATCCCCGACCTCGACCGGGTCCTCGCCGACTGGACGGAGCGCGTCGTCCCGCAGGTGACCGCGGCACTGGGGTCGGCATTGGGGTCGGCACTGGGGCAGCCGCACGGTCGTCTCGTCGAGCCGACCTGA
- a CDS encoding flavin reductase family protein, giving the protein MTETLLGPGLDADDYKRALDADGYRRALAVHAAGVVVITAQSGGVPVGLTATSFSSVSLDPPLVSFYVDQSSTTWPSLREADHFAVNVLASDQADLAARFARKGIDRFAEPTRWRPGPLGAPLLEDVSAHLICLPYERVGVGDHVLVVGLVTEAEVRGPGRPLLYHQGRFGRFIAHA; this is encoded by the coding sequence ATGACGGAGACTCTGCTCGGCCCCGGCCTCGACGCCGACGACTACAAGCGTGCGCTGGACGCCGACGGCTACAGACGTGCCCTCGCGGTGCACGCGGCGGGAGTCGTCGTGATCACCGCGCAGAGTGGGGGAGTGCCGGTGGGGTTGACCGCGACCTCGTTCTCCTCGGTCAGCCTTGACCCGCCCCTCGTCTCCTTTTATGTCGACCAGTCGTCCACCACCTGGCCGTCGTTGCGCGAGGCGGACCACTTCGCCGTCAACGTCCTGGCCAGCGACCAGGCCGATCTCGCCGCCCGGTTCGCCCGCAAGGGAATCGACCGGTTCGCCGAGCCCACCCGATGGCGGCCCGGCCCGCTCGGGGCGCCGCTGCTCGAAGACGTGTCCGCGCATCTGATCTGCCTGCCGTACGAGCGGGTCGGCGTGGGCGACCACGTCCTCGTCGTGGGGCTGGTCACCGAGGCCGAGGTGCGCGGGCCGGGGCGTCCCTTGCTCTACCACCAGGGCCGCTTCGGCCGGTTCATCGCCCACGCGTGA